One region of Olleya sp. Hel_I_94 genomic DNA includes:
- a CDS encoding gliding motility-associated C-terminal domain-containing protein — translation MELLLLKSSVCLLALLLFYKIALEPLSIHKFKRVYLLVAVAVAAIIPFITFVKYVDPTFDNSSFIFDTSATIPLDTNFKIVEETNYLSIILWSIYALGVGLFFIRFCANLFKIVSKIRKHTKVKSSSFINVLMEQLEIPHTFFNYIFLNKNKFENNQIPPEVLLHEQTHAKQKHSLDIIFIELLQVVFWFNPLVYWLKKEVKLNHEFLADQHVINQGVNTKTYQTILLQFSSNQQELALANAINYSSIKKRFTLMKTQTPKRTKWTRSVLLLPLLALLLYSFSSTKEVEKELTPAMLFQDEKELNTSSNNLTKQIEDDLEKIGQLKINYLNQDTKLLVNGIACNGCTLNLSKKGIAELILSTTNQEDITNFKLKIPGIKTIFNEGNMPNNETRQYVLKTKKGDIIQLFDIKTKSNKLKPVVIKVVDKNDENYSESPKVKKGEESSIPPPPPPPPANPNATPEEKAKQEKVVSEYYKNNKVVNGKVLRNPPPPPPPANPNATPEEKAKQEKVVSDYYKNNKVVNGKVLRNPPPPPPPASTSEHIAEMAKKNTTFFHNGNPITAEEAKQVIKNNKQVNISSHTNNGVSTVLLSNKPIETINGKQVKSNSNDCLSFNNTINFKQSNTTLKINCIENYPNNELKIFNRWGKMIYSKKGYNNSWNGKVDQEFTDNEDGSVTQGTYYYVLKTGTKEEPTAGPLYIIN, via the coding sequence ATGGAACTACTACTATTAAAATCCAGTGTTTGCCTTTTAGCTTTGCTATTGTTTTACAAAATAGCTTTAGAACCATTAAGCATTCATAAATTTAAACGTGTGTATTTATTGGTTGCTGTTGCAGTCGCAGCAATCATCCCTTTTATAACGTTTGTAAAATATGTCGACCCTACTTTTGACAATTCATCATTTATTTTTGATACTTCGGCAACAATACCATTAGACACAAATTTTAAAATAGTAGAAGAAACCAACTACTTATCCATCATTTTATGGAGTATTTATGCTTTAGGAGTAGGTTTATTCTTTATTAGATTTTGCGCTAATCTATTTAAAATAGTTTCAAAAATCAGAAAACACACTAAAGTCAAAAGCAGCTCTTTTATAAATGTTTTAATGGAGCAATTAGAAATTCCGCATACCTTTTTTAATTATATCTTTTTAAATAAAAACAAGTTTGAAAACAATCAAATTCCACCCGAAGTCTTACTTCACGAACAAACGCACGCTAAACAAAAACACAGTTTAGACATCATATTTATAGAGCTACTTCAAGTCGTGTTTTGGTTTAACCCATTAGTATATTGGCTAAAAAAAGAAGTGAAACTTAATCATGAGTTTTTAGCAGATCAACATGTTATAAACCAAGGAGTCAATACTAAAACTTATCAAACTATTTTATTACAATTCTCGTCCAATCAACAAGAATTAGCATTAGCAAATGCTATCAATTATTCATCAATCAAAAAACGTTTTACACTTATGAAAACACAAACACCAAAAAGAACAAAATGGACACGTAGCGTATTGCTATTACCTTTATTAGCGCTATTACTTTATAGTTTTAGTAGTACTAAGGAAGTTGAAAAAGAATTAACTCCTGCTATGCTTTTTCAAGATGAAAAAGAATTAAATACTAGCTCAAACAACTTAACAAAACAAATTGAAGATGATTTAGAGAAAATTGGACAATTAAAAATCAATTACCTTAATCAAGACACAAAACTATTAGTTAACGGAATAGCATGTAATGGCTGTACACTTAACTTATCAAAAAAAGGAATAGCAGAATTAATTTTAAGCACAACTAACCAAGAAGACATAACTAACTTTAAGTTAAAAATTCCTGGAATTAAAACAATATTTAACGAAGGTAACATGCCAAATAATGAAACTAGACAATATGTTTTAAAAACCAAAAAAGGAGATATTATTCAACTATTTGATATCAAAACTAAATCCAACAAACTTAAGCCTGTTGTTATAAAAGTTGTGGACAAAAATGATGAGAACTATTCAGAATCACCTAAAGTAAAAAAAGGAGAAGAATCTAGTATTCCGCCACCACCTCCACCACCACCTGCAAACCCTAATGCAACTCCAGAGGAAAAAGCAAAACAGGAAAAGGTTGTTAGCGAATACTATAAAAACAACAAAGTTGTAAACGGAAAAGTGTTAAGAAATCCACCACCTCCACCGCCACCTGCTAATCCAAATGCAACTCCAGAGGAAAAAGCAAAACAGGAAAAGGTTGTTAGCGACTACTATAAAAACAACAAAGTTGTAAATGGAAAGGTGTTAAGAAATCCACCACCACCTCCACCTCCGGCAAGCACATCAGAACACATTGCAGAAATGGCTAAAAAAAACACCACCTTTTTTCATAATGGTAATCCTATTACCGCTGAAGAAGCTAAACAAGTCATAAAAAACAATAAACAAGTAAATATCTCTTCACACACCAATAATGGTGTTTCGACTGTTCTTCTTTCTAATAAGCCTATAGAAACGATAAATGGAAAACAAGTTAAGAGCAATTCAAATGACTGTTTAAGTTTTAATAATACAATAAACTTTAAGCAGTCAAATACAACTTTAAAAATTAATTGTATTGAAAACTACCCAAACAACGAATTAAAAATATTTAACCGTTGGGGAAAAATGATATATAGTAAAAAAGGGTATAACAACAGTTGGAATGGTAAGGTAGACCAAGAATTTACAGATAATGAAGATGGATCTGTTACACAAGGCACTTATTATTATGTACTAAAAACAGGCACAAAAGAAGAACCAACAGCTGGACCTTTGTATATAATAAACTAA
- a CDS encoding DUF4407 domain-containing protein codes for MLKQFFIICSGADTDLLKTSSIGEQNKYAGIGATVFFTAVMAFIASSYALYTVFDNVYMSIGFGLVWGLLIFNLDRFIVSTIKKRGNFFNQLLQATPRLILALIIAIVISKPLELKIFEKEINQVLLTEKNAMTLQNQEDIALQFSPKETELKQKITTLQTTIDTKEAEVNTLYNTYITEAEGTSGTNTLGKGPVYKEKRDKHDTALADLQLLKTESKDKITAIELELLELKSNYELQVANTQPIIDGFDGLMARINALNTLPWLPSFFIFLLFLAIETSPIIAKLLSPKGEYDFKLEDQETAIKTVVEQRVQERKLSAKADFKINDKIYTDLSEDDELYQYKRKKARALMQLQADAFYKQQEKAL; via the coding sequence ATGTTAAAACAATTTTTTATAATCTGTTCTGGAGCAGATACAGACCTTCTTAAAACATCCTCCATTGGCGAACAAAATAAATACGCAGGAATAGGCGCAACCGTGTTTTTTACTGCAGTAATGGCGTTTATAGCTTCTAGTTATGCACTTTACACCGTTTTTGACAACGTATACATGTCCATTGGATTTGGATTAGTCTGGGGACTTTTAATTTTTAATTTAGACCGCTTTATTGTGTCAACAATTAAAAAAAGAGGTAACTTTTTCAATCAATTATTACAGGCAACACCTAGACTAATTTTAGCTTTAATTATAGCTATAGTCATCTCAAAACCTTTAGAACTTAAAATTTTTGAAAAAGAAATCAATCAAGTATTACTGACAGAAAAAAATGCAATGACGCTTCAAAATCAAGAGGATATTGCTTTACAGTTTTCACCAAAAGAAACGGAATTAAAACAAAAAATCACAACTTTACAGACTACTATTGACACCAAAGAAGCAGAAGTAAATACGCTTTACAACACCTATATTACAGAAGCGGAAGGTACATCTGGAACTAATACATTAGGAAAAGGACCGGTCTATAAAGAAAAACGAGACAAGCACGATACTGCATTAGCAGACTTACAACTATTAAAAACAGAGTCTAAAGATAAAATTACAGCTATTGAATTGGAACTGCTTGAGCTTAAATCAAATTACGAGTTACAAGTAGCCAACACGCAGCCTATTATTGATGGATTTGACGGTTTAATGGCCAGAATAAATGCCTTAAACACATTACCTTGGTTGCCATCCTTTTTTATATTCTTGTTGTTTTTAGCTATTGAGACGTCTCCAATAATAGCTAAACTATTGTCACCCAAGGGAGAATATGATTTTAAACTAGAAGATCAAGAAACAGCTATTAAAACGGTTGTTGAGCAACGTGTTCAAGAAAGAAAACTATCTGCGAAAGCTGACTTTAAAATAAATGATAAAATTTATACTGATTTATCTGAAGACGATGAATTGTATCAATACAAACGTAAAAAAGCACGTGCATTAATGCAACTTCAAGCAGATGCATTTTACAAACAACAAGAAAAAGCATTGTAA
- a CDS encoding PhnA domain-containing protein, whose protein sequence is MSVLQMLKERSNSNCELCTSNVDTRQYNIPPSLNETVDTCLMVCANCYDQIEKNTEMDVNHWRCLNDSMWSEHVAVQIMAWRMLQRLRGEGWPKDLLDMMYLDDDNLAIARLTDEHKDEADKIIHRDCNGVILETGDSVVLVKDLKIKGSSQVAKQGTAVRNIRLDRENATYIEGKVGPTLTVIITEYVKKL, encoded by the coding sequence ATGAGCGTTTTACAAATGTTAAAAGAAAGAAGTAACTCTAATTGCGAGTTGTGTACTTCTAATGTAGATACAAGACAATATAATATTCCGCCATCATTAAACGAAACTGTTGATACTTGTTTAATGGTATGTGCTAACTGTTATGACCAAATCGAAAAAAACACAGAGATGGACGTTAACCATTGGAGGTGTTTAAACGATAGTATGTGGTCAGAGCACGTTGCTGTTCAGATTATGGCTTGGAGAATGTTACAACGATTAAGAGGCGAAGGTTGGCCAAAAGATTTGTTGGACATGATGTACTTGGACGATGATAACTTAGCAATTGCTAGATTAACTGATGAGCATAAAGATGAAGCGGATAAAATTATCCATAGAGATTGTAATGGTGTAATTTTAGAAACTGGAGATAGTGTTGTTTTAGTTAAAGATCTTAAAATAAAAGGCTCTAGTCAAGTGGCTAAACAAGGTACAGCAGTTAGAAATATTAGATTAGATCGTGAAAATGCTACCTATATTGAAGGTAAAGTAGGACCAACACTAACCGTTATTATTACAGAGTACGTTAAGAAACTATAA
- a CDS encoding type I phosphomannose isomerase catalytic subunit gives MKVYPIKFNPILKEKIWGGNKLGTLLGKNTAKDNVGESWEISDVNGNISEVSNGVYKGSSLKQLIATHQADLLGANNFANFGFDFPLLIKFLDAKTDLSVQVHPDNKMAKKHHNSFGKTEMWYIMDSDENADIVLGLKDKTINPEVLNHINANNVDAIFNREQVKKGDSFFIPAGKIHAIGAGVLAAEIQQTSDVTYRVYDWDRVDDNGQKRELHTKLAEQATKQFDTNGKASYNIKPNTRTNLVNCEYFTTNILDITNLQAKSYDNLDSFVIFMCVEGTVEVTIGTEHETLKMGETILIPAKANAVVFNSTNAKLLEVYIDDSSVNNIQHAS, from the coding sequence ATGAAAGTATATCCAATAAAATTCAATCCAATATTAAAAGAAAAAATTTGGGGAGGAAACAAACTAGGAACTTTATTAGGTAAAAACACTGCTAAAGATAATGTTGGCGAAAGTTGGGAGATTTCTGATGTAAATGGAAATATTTCTGAAGTTAGTAATGGTGTATACAAAGGGTCTAGTTTAAAACAATTAATTGCAACACATCAAGCAGATTTGTTAGGTGCAAATAACTTTGCAAATTTTGGATTTGATTTTCCATTGCTAATTAAATTTTTAGATGCCAAAACAGATTTGTCTGTACAAGTGCATCCTGATAATAAAATGGCTAAAAAGCATCATAATAGTTTTGGTAAAACTGAAATGTGGTACATAATGGATAGTGATGAAAATGCAGATATTGTATTAGGATTAAAAGATAAAACAATAAACCCAGAGGTATTAAACCATATAAATGCAAATAATGTAGATGCTATTTTTAACAGAGAACAAGTTAAAAAAGGCGATAGTTTTTTTATACCAGCAGGAAAAATACATGCTATTGGAGCAGGTGTTTTAGCTGCAGAGATACAACAAACTTCAGATGTTACATATCGCGTATATGATTGGGATAGAGTAGATGATAATGGTCAAAAAAGAGAGTTGCATACTAAGTTAGCTGAGCAAGCAACAAAACAATTTGATACTAACGGTAAAGCTAGTTATAACATAAAACCTAACACTAGGACTAATTTGGTTAATTGCGAATACTTTACCACTAATATTTTGGATATTACTAATCTTCAAGCAAAATCATATGACAACTTGGACTCTTTTGTAATATTTATGTGTGTGGAAGGTACGGTAGAAGTTACCATAGGTACTGAACATGAAACTTTAAAAATGGGCGAAACCATACTAATTCCAGCTAAAGCAAATGCAGTCGTTTTTAATTCTACTAACGCTAAACTATTAGAGGTATATATTGACGATAGCTCAGTAAATAATATACAACACGCATCTTAG
- a CDS encoding glycosyltransferase, which produces MKTGIIIIFHNNEKQINPSFFIQKIRNTSNLKLCFVDNDSKDNTSVMLDEIKEACPEVSVVNIKKFKSDISAVRAGARYMSNQFNLNQLGYVSANMLNIKYHGLNGLIDAINENQELLSKFNIEELKKRKIKVSLFQSLFSIIDYLKKIKVKNQFIELQYLSKF; this is translated from the coding sequence ATGAAAACAGGTATTATCATAATCTTTCACAATAACGAAAAACAAATTAACCCCTCTTTTTTTATTCAAAAAATAAGAAACACATCAAATTTAAAATTATGTTTTGTTGATAATGATAGTAAGGATAATACATCTGTTATGTTAGACGAAATTAAAGAGGCTTGTCCAGAAGTGTCTGTAGTAAATATTAAAAAGTTTAAATCAGATATTTCGGCAGTCAGAGCAGGAGCAAGATATATGTCCAACCAATTTAATTTAAATCAATTAGGATATGTGTCTGCAAATATGCTAAACATCAAGTATCATGGCTTAAATGGTTTGATAGATGCCATAAACGAAAATCAAGAACTACTATCTAAGTTTAATATCGAAGAGCTTAAAAAACGTAAAATTAAAGTATCTCTGTTTCAAAGCTTGTTTTCAATTATTGATTATTTAAAAAAAATAAAAGTCAAAAACCAGTTTATCGAACTACAATATTTAAGTAAATTTTAA
- a CDS encoding response regulator, whose protein sequence is MKVLAIDDQQLVLLPLQKRLVELGYEVKIETDAVKGLELYESFNPDLVIVDINMPGLSGLEVVKHIRLTKNSQTPIMVLSGETKDETITEGFELGINDYMKKPLSLNEISARVKRLIGAPEVSNIVTKSDVMIQERCVGVVIPCYNEEERLLSEEFITYIDKNSGYHLCFVNDGSKDKTLEVLKELQKGREDFITVYDCEKNGGKAEAVRLGMLHMAKKEDLDYIGFLDADLSTDLADFDDLVKTIETTDFKIVSGSRISRMGANITKESARKIISLTINFIIRKILKMDFKDTQCGAKIFHKDVIDIAFGKKFVTQWIFDVEIFKRMSIHFGLKEAKAMLCEQPLKRWIHADGSKLSMKDSVKIVGQLGQIAWVYRNKKQNSKAAVATKVNVA, encoded by the coding sequence ATGAAAGTTTTAGCAATAGATGACCAACAATTAGTATTACTGCCTTTACAAAAAAGATTAGTAGAGTTAGGTTACGAAGTAAAAATCGAAACAGATGCAGTTAAAGGTTTAGAATTATATGAATCTTTTAATCCAGATTTAGTAATAGTAGACATCAATATGCCAGGATTATCTGGATTAGAAGTTGTAAAACATATTAGACTGACTAAAAACTCGCAAACACCAATAATGGTTTTGTCTGGTGAAACTAAAGATGAAACTATTACTGAAGGTTTTGAATTAGGTATTAACGACTACATGAAAAAACCATTAAGCTTAAACGAAATTAGTGCTCGTGTAAAACGTCTAATTGGTGCACCAGAAGTTTCTAATATAGTAACTAAAAGTGATGTAATGATACAAGAGCGTTGCGTAGGTGTTGTGATCCCATGTTACAATGAAGAAGAGCGTTTACTAAGTGAAGAGTTTATTACTTATATAGATAAAAACTCAGGATATCATTTATGTTTTGTAAATGATGGAAGTAAGGATAAAACATTAGAAGTTTTAAAAGAATTACAAAAAGGAAGAGAAGATTTTATTACAGTTTATGACTGTGAGAAAAACGGAGGAAAAGCTGAAGCTGTACGTTTAGGAATGTTGCATATGGCTAAAAAAGAAGATTTAGACTACATCGGATTTTTAGATGCAGATTTATCTACAGACTTAGCAGATTTTGATGATTTAGTTAAAACTATTGAAACTACAGATTTTAAAATTGTAAGTGGTTCTCGAATTTCAAGAATGGGAGCAAATATTACTAAAGAGTCTGCAAGAAAAATAATTAGCTTAACGATAAACTTTATTATCAGAAAGATTTTAAAAATGGATTTTAAAGACACTCAATGTGGTGCTAAAATATTCCATAAAGATGTAATTGACATCGCTTTTGGTAAAAAGTTCGTAACACAATGGATTTTTGATGTAGAGATTTTTAAAAGAATGAGTATCCATTTTGGATTAAAAGAAGCAAAAGCAATGCTATGCGAGCAACCATTAAAAAGATGGATACATGCAGATGGTTCTAAATTATCAATGAAGGACTCAGTAAAAATTGTTGGACAATTAGGACAAATTGCTTGGGTTTACAGAAATAAAAAACAAAATTCAAAAGCTGCAGTCGCAACTAAAGTTAATGTAGCCTAA